In one Trichlorobacter lovleyi SZ genomic region, the following are encoded:
- a CDS encoding zinc-ribbon domain-containing protein → MAMIRVSCPHCSFSRDVLDSQLPDQPTKATCPKCKKSFDFFKGAVPSSPSFEVEGMSA, encoded by the coding sequence ATGGCTATGATTCGTGTCTCCTGCCCTCACTGCTCCTTCAGTCGTGATGTGCTGGATAGCCAGTTGCCGGATCAGCCGACAAAGGCTACCTGCCCTAAATGCAAGAAAAGTTTTGATTTTTTTAAGGGTGCCGTTCCTTCTTCACCCTCTTTTGAGGTTGAAGGTATGTCAGCGTAA